From one Henningerozyma blattae CBS 6284 chromosome 1, complete genome genomic stretch:
- the DER1 gene encoding derlin (similar to Saccharomyces cerevisiae DER1 (YBR201W); ancestral locus Anc_8.535), which translates to MDAIVVNLIGDIPPMTKIWTLGCIGVSVLTSTQIIDTTKTLYNFDLVFKKGQYGRLLYSIFDYGEFNWNTMLNLYITTTHLTMLENSFTNRNRYIWYITILFISILSMSIYEQPLSSLGSILQENLVYFNLKKNGSQLQFQLIGGIDISPLLIPIYMNAFMYFVYKRSLFQIGMNFIPAHLLFYFDDIISSIYNIDLGKPPTEWWTRDAPANNDNSTDNSTENNTGNNTENITENNNNNETENNNAEQSQHQEARDTNRNNDSEHYNQDTNRNEITESNDHNIPHRHLNEQRQSELIGIDNHSNENSEKDILSNEQVKLSARNNSLYNDELSSKLLSRQSYKQVNDDDHIINELEEMADNIEEIIHKGSTLSNDTDDEDTQLLQRHT; encoded by the coding sequence atggATGCGATTGTAGTGAATCTAATAGGGGATATTCCTCCTATGACAAAAATATGGACATTAGGCTGTATCGGTGTATCGGTGTTAACATCGACTCAGATTATAGACACAACTAAGACCCTTTATAACTTTGATTTAGTTTTTAAGAAGGGGCAATATGGAAGACTCCTGTATTCTATATTTGATTATGGAGAATTTAACTGGAATACGATGCTAAATCTTTATATTACAACGACTCATTTAACAATGCTAGAAAACTCGTTTACGAATAGAAATAGGTATATATGGTATATTACgatattattcatatctATTCTGTCCATGAGCATTTATGAGCAGCCTTTATCTTCATTGGGCTCCATTCTACAGGAAAATTTggtatattttaatttgaaaaaaaatggcaGTCAACTACAATTCCAATTGATCGGCGGTATTGATATAAGTCCCTTATTAATCCCAATCTATATGAATGCTTTCATGTATTTTGTGTATAAAAGATCATTGTTCCAAATTGGGATGAATTTTATACCTGcccatttattattttattttgacGACATTATTTCAAGTATCTATAATATCGACTTAGGTAAGCCACCTACTGAATGGTGGACAAGAGATGCACCAgctaataatgataatagtaCTGATAATAGCACAGAAAATAATACCGGAAATAATACTGAAAATATTACggagaataataataacaatgaaactgaaaataataatgctgAGCAATCTCAACATCAAGAAGCACGAGATacaaatagaaataatgaTAGTGAACATTATAACCAAGATACTAATAGAAATGAGATCACTGAATCAAATGACCATAATATACCGCACCGCCATTTAAATGAACAACGTCAATCAGAGCTCATTGGTATTGATAATCATAGCAATGAGAACTCTGAGAAAGATATACTTTCTAATGAGCAAGTTAAACTGTCAGCtagaaataattcattatataaTGATGAGTTATCCAGCAAATTGTTATCTCGACAATCATATAAACAAGTGAATGATGATGATcatataataaatgaacTAGAAGAAATGGCCGATAATATCgaagaaattatacataaGGGCAGTACATTGTCCAACGATACTGATGACGAAGATACACAATTATTACAACGTCATACCTGA
- the BTS1 gene encoding farnesyltranstransferase (similar to Saccharomyces cerevisiae BTS1 (YPL069C); ancestral locus Anc_8.536), producing MENIKRLVENKPCWKDSDETAIRAPYTHLALKPGKNFRSELIRLFNLFYGLSQDQVTKIEQLVSILHNSSLLIDDIEDSSETRRGDVSSYIKFGIPMTINSANYMYFAAMQVLQDIAEFKHHDNHVDVHLLKDLMVIFNEEMLNLHRGQGLDIFWRENIPDIIPDESMYFNMVMNKTGGLFRLTVRIMERLCKDLKYRNGECTLVPLSNLLGILYQLRDDYQNLTDPKMFAAKGFADDISEGKLSFPIIHGLKYESMLNITNNTDNTPLLDMILKKPMEKEKKLEVISYLRDISRSLEYTEHEIMKLTGIIKNNGYIPSDNEKLTSQILLVVDKLSNISY from the coding sequence atggaaaatattaaaagattggTAGAAAATAAACCCTGTTGGAAAGATTCTGATGAAACTGCAATAAGAGCTCCATACACTCATTTAGCTTTAAAGCCTGGAAAAAACTTTAGATCTGAACTTATAAGATTATTTAATCTGTTTTATGGTCTTTCACAAGATCAAGTAACAAAAATTGAGCAATTGGTTAGCATACTTCATAACTCAAGCCTAttaattgatgatattgaagattCATCTGAAACCAGAAGAGGTGATGTTTCATCTTACATTAAATTTGGTATTCCGATGACTATAAACTCTGCTAATTACATGTATTTTGCCGCCATGCAAGTGCTACAAGACATTGCAGAATTCAAACATCATGATAATCATGTAGATGTACATCTTTTGAAAGACTTAATGgttatatttaatgaagaaatgtTGAATCTACATAGAGGGCAAGGTCTTGATATATTTTGGAGAGAAAATATTCCTGATATTATTCCTGATGAGTCTATGTATTTTAATATGGTCATGAATAAAACTGGCGGATTGTTTAGATTGACAGTAAGAATTATGGAAAGATTATGCAAGGATTTGAAATATCGGAATGGTGAATGCACTTTGGTTCCTTTGAGTAATCTCCTGGGAATCTTGTATCAATTGAGGGACGATTATCAGAATTTAACTGATCCGAAGATGTTTGCTGCTAAAGGATTTGCAGATGATATATCCGAAGGGAAGTTGTCTTTCCCCATTATTCATGGATTAAAGTATGAATCAATGTTGAATATAACGAATAATACTGACAATACCCCTCTATTAGATATGATCTTAAAAAAACCAATGgagaaagaaaagaaattggAAGTTATTTCATACTTAAGAGATATCAGCAGATCTTTAGAATATACTGAACatgaaataatgaaattaacTGGCATTATCAAGAACAATGGATATATTCCCAGTGATAATGAAAAGTTAACTTCTCAAATACTATTGGTAGTCGAcaaattatctaatatttCCTATTAg
- the TBLA0A00610 gene encoding uncharacterized protein (similar to Saccharomyces cerevisiae BEM1 (YBR200W); ancestral locus Anc_8.539), with amino-acid sequence MLEGIKRTPSFSRVLSNSSNTQISKPPTDISSPEMAIEALRDYTAVNIGEISFSKGDFFYVAGEEGIYYYATNPLTGTEGNVKKRYFKTFNKSRPVLSPRQTNSSNTNSTATSPSSRSLSRKSSSSNRVPPVFPDKIEMTDIENLLPDSKEISGDKKKKIFKSLYALCLYDFEAAKEDELTVYAGETLFIYAHYEEEWFIGRPLGRIGGPGLVPISFVNIIDISTGYISENPVAKDIQDANLLTIEDWRKSIYEYEREDMILQAKLKLLPREPSILHENYAIDESEIITNAGIKDVIFENNKYWFIIYCELLNGMRRDLKRHYNEFYNFQVQLLNAFPAEAGNCKDANTGVVTRRIIPYIPTTSHRVTENLTMRRKKTLNIYLKDIIMLPDYISRSKYVKELFELRYDSNGFDVEYEIDINDKDPYLLNITPRQATISALDSNELNNTDSAASSNLRSPIENSNLRTPIENINFDSPNNLFSSKNGYNQSPTPKSLSTNDRSAPRNLKRSTSINSSFDTNTTKIKIYYNYDIFAVKLDNNNCTLSSLREKVQLRLPGKDFIFRVKLADGDAEEIVNDTQLYNVIDSNLKISLHEKRH; translated from the coding sequence ATGCTTGAAGGAATTAAAAGAACACCTAGTTTTAGCAGAGTTCTCTCGAATTCTTCTAATACCCAAATTTCTAAACCACCAACAGACATTTCCTCCCCTGAAATGGCCATTGAAGCTTTAAGAGATTATACCGCAGTTAATATCGGGGAAATTTCCTTTAGTAAAGGGGATTTCTTCTACGTAGCTGGCGAAGAAGGCATATACTACTACGCAACAAACCCACTAACTGGTACAGAAGGTAATGTCAAGAAAAGATATTTCAAAACTTTTAACAAGAGTAGACCTGTTTTATCACCAAGACAAACCAATTCATCAAATACTAACTCGACTGCAACATCACCTTCATCAAGGTCATTAAGTAGAAAATCTTCCTCTTCGAATAGAGTCCCACCAGTCTTTCCAGATAAAATAGAGATGacagatattgaaaatttattgcCGGATTCTAAAGAAATTAGTGGAgataagaagaaaaaaatttttaaatctttatatGCATTATGCTTGTACGATTTTGAAGCTGCTAAAGAGGATGAGTTGACAGTGTATGCAGGCGAGACTTTATTCATTTATGCTCATTATGAAGAAGAATGGTTTATTGGAAGACCATTGGGTAGAATAGGAGGTCCTGGCTTAGTCCCTATTAGTTTTGTCAACATCATAGATATATCTACTGGTTATATCTCAGAAAACCCTGTGGCGAAAGACATTCAGGATGCAAATTTGTTAACAATAGAGGATTGGAGGAAAAGTATTTATGAATATGAAAGAGAAGATATGATATTACAAGcgaaattaaaattattaccacGAGAACCGTCAATTTTACATGAAAATTATGCAATTGATGAATCAGAGATTATAACTAATGCAGGTATCAAAGATGTTATTTtcgaaaataataaatattggtTCATAATTTATTGTGAATTACTAAACGGGATGAGAAGAGATTTAAAAAGACACTACAATgaattttacaatttcCAAGTACAGTTATTAAACGCTTTTCCCGCAGAAGCGGGTAATTGTAAAGATGCTAATACAGGTGTCGTAACAAGACGTATTATTCCGTATATCCCAACTACATCACATCGCGTCACAGAAAATTTAACAATGAGAAGgaaaaaaactttaaatatttatttgaaagatattATAATGTTACCAGACTATATTTCTAGGTCCAAATATGTGAAAGAATTGTTCGAATTAAGATATGATTCTAATGGGTTCGATGTAGAATATGAAATAGATATCAATGATAAAGATCCTTATCTGCTAAACATTACTCCAAGACAAGCAACAATCAGTGCCCTGGATTctaatgaattgaataatacAGACTCGGCAGCTTCTTCCAATTTAAGATCTCCAATCGAAAATTCGAACTTAAGAACCcctattgaaaatattaattttgattctcccaataatttattttcttcaaaaaatggATATAATCAAAGTCCAACTCCGAAGTCATTATCTACTAATGATAGGTCAGCACcaagaaatttgaaaagatctacatcaattaattcttccTTTGACACAAACACTACGaagattaaaatatattacaattatGATATATTTGCTgtaaaattagataataataattgtacTTTAAGTAGCCTACGTGAAAAAGTTCAATTACGTTTACCAGGCAaagatttcatttttaGAGTAAAATTGGCAGATGGTGATGCTGAAGAAATTGTTAATGATACTCAATTATATAATGTTATcgattcaaatttaaaaatttctctTCATGAAAAACGTCATTAA